The following proteins are co-located in the Nocardia bhagyanarayanae genome:
- a CDS encoding indolepyruvate ferredoxin oxidoreductase family protein, with translation MTELADRDLITAPYDLADRYRVGSGTVVLTGVQAIARQLVEQHVRDLRAGLRIGTFVSGYQGSPLGGVDKMLNGMPTVLAEHDISFVPGLNEELAATSVWGSQAQLPAGNATHDGVVGVWYGKGPGLDRATDALRHANMYGANARGGVLLLVGDDPASKSSTVPAVSERSLAAMNIPVLFPRNAREIITMGLHGVALSRASGCLVALKIVADVADGAWTVDGSVGDIAITVPEIEWEGRPFTYLQRPMAAPTDSVIAEADLYGPRWELVKAYSTVNELDVIEVNPAHARIGIAATGTTFDAMRQALVDLGVDDADLSRAGVRLLRIGMPYPIAPERVRQFADGLERIVVVEDKTAFVETQIRDILYGRPDAPEIVGKADAEGRVLFSPNGELTSGRIAGPLRRVLAGYLEMKRPLPQPLSLSVLSAKRAPYFCSGCPHNRSTAVPEGSLAGGGIGCHTMVTMSGRADSAVTGLTQMGGEGAQWIGQAPFTDVGHLFQNIGDGTYFHSGQLAVQACVAAGVNITFKLLHNDVVAMTGAQDAEGSIGVPKLTHKLSVEGVRKIIVCADEPKRYRKRDLAPGTLLWHRDRLDEAQRMLREIPGVTVLVYDQHCAADARRKRKRGALPVRRTRVVINEAVCEGCGDCGVKSNCLSVQPVDTEFGRKTRIDQTSCNTDYSCLDGDCPSFVTVELPDPAKRKRRKEVRRPQPPRLPELALAAPTGTQNVFLAGIGGTGIVTVNQVLATAALRAGYDVASLDQIGLSQKAGPVVSHLRFASDALEPANRLAPGSADCVIAFDLLAATDDKNLAYGSPAATIAVASTSKTPTGDMVYDKSVAYPDESSLLARLARAAKVVGSFDALAAAEVLFGNTAAANFLLVGAAYQSGGLRLPASAIEEAIEINGVAVAANIAAFRWGRIAIARPAEFAAATARSKPEPARAAVPADLFDGFTATGETRRLVELRAAELIGFQSVAVARDYVRTVRHIWDTERRVTDRTEFSEQVARGLYKLTAYKDEYEVARRLTDPAFLAEVADQVPEGANLTYRLHPPVLRALGREKKIGMGPRSHLALRLLAKGKRLRGTAFDPFGYAHVRRVERELRAHYVRMVTALANSLDADGYDRAVQAAALPDVVRGYENIKLANIAQYAERLRELGIEPPRF, from the coding sequence ATGACCGAGCTCGCCGACCGCGATCTGATCACCGCGCCATACGACCTCGCCGACCGCTACCGGGTCGGCTCCGGCACCGTCGTGCTGACCGGTGTGCAGGCGATCGCGCGTCAACTGGTGGAACAACACGTGCGCGATCTGCGGGCGGGCCTGCGGATCGGCACCTTCGTCTCCGGCTACCAGGGCAGCCCGCTCGGCGGCGTGGACAAGATGCTCAACGGAATGCCCACCGTGCTCGCCGAACACGACATTTCCTTCGTCCCCGGCCTGAACGAGGAACTCGCCGCGACCTCGGTGTGGGGGAGCCAGGCGCAATTGCCCGCTGGCAACGCGACGCACGACGGCGTCGTCGGGGTCTGGTACGGAAAGGGTCCGGGCCTCGATCGCGCGACCGACGCGCTGCGGCACGCGAATATGTACGGCGCGAACGCGCGCGGCGGGGTGCTGCTTCTGGTCGGCGACGATCCGGCGTCGAAATCCTCGACCGTGCCCGCGGTGAGCGAACGGTCGCTGGCGGCGATGAACATCCCCGTGCTCTTTCCGCGCAACGCGCGCGAGATCATCACCATGGGGCTGCACGGCGTCGCGCTGTCGCGGGCGTCCGGGTGCCTGGTGGCGCTGAAGATCGTCGCCGACGTGGCCGACGGGGCCTGGACGGTGGACGGCTCGGTCGGCGACATCGCCATCACCGTGCCCGAGATCGAATGGGAGGGAAGGCCTTTCACCTATCTCCAGCGCCCGATGGCCGCGCCGACCGACAGCGTCATCGCCGAGGCCGACCTGTACGGACCGCGCTGGGAACTGGTGAAGGCCTACAGCACCGTCAACGAGCTGGACGTCATCGAGGTGAACCCGGCGCATGCCAGGATCGGCATCGCCGCCACCGGAACCACTTTCGACGCGATGCGCCAAGCCCTGGTCGACCTCGGCGTGGACGATGCCGACCTGTCCCGAGCCGGAGTGCGTCTGCTGCGCATCGGTATGCCGTATCCCATTGCACCCGAACGTGTCCGCCAGTTCGCCGACGGACTCGAGCGGATCGTGGTCGTCGAGGACAAGACCGCGTTCGTCGAGACGCAAATTCGCGACATCCTCTACGGCCGTCCGGATGCCCCCGAGATCGTCGGCAAGGCGGATGCCGAAGGGCGGGTGTTGTTCAGCCCCAACGGCGAACTCACCTCCGGCCGCATCGCAGGCCCGCTGCGCCGGGTACTCGCCGGTTATCTCGAGATGAAAAGGCCGTTGCCGCAGCCGTTGTCGCTATCGGTGCTGTCCGCCAAACGCGCACCGTACTTTTGCAGCGGCTGCCCGCACAACCGCTCCACCGCGGTGCCGGAGGGCTCGCTGGCCGGTGGCGGGATCGGCTGTCACACCATGGTGACCATGTCCGGTCGCGCCGACAGCGCCGTCACCGGCTTGACCCAGATGGGTGGCGAAGGAGCGCAGTGGATCGGGCAGGCGCCATTCACCGACGTGGGCCATCTGTTCCAGAACATCGGCGACGGAACCTATTTCCACTCCGGGCAGCTGGCGGTGCAGGCCTGCGTCGCGGCGGGGGTGAACATCACCTTCAAGCTGCTGCACAACGACGTCGTCGCGATGACAGGGGCGCAGGACGCGGAGGGCTCCATCGGCGTACCGAAGCTCACCCACAAGCTCAGCGTCGAGGGCGTCCGCAAGATCATCGTCTGCGCCGACGAGCCCAAGCGCTACCGCAAGCGCGATCTCGCGCCGGGCACGCTGCTGTGGCACCGCGACCGGCTCGACGAGGCCCAGCGCATGCTGCGCGAGATTCCCGGCGTCACCGTGCTGGTCTACGACCAGCACTGCGCGGCCGACGCGCGCCGCAAGCGCAAGCGCGGCGCGCTGCCGGTCCGGCGGACCAGGGTGGTCATCAACGAGGCGGTGTGCGAGGGCTGCGGCGATTGCGGCGTCAAGAGCAACTGTCTTTCGGTGCAGCCGGTCGACACCGAGTTCGGCCGCAAGACGCGCATCGATCAGACCTCCTGCAACACCGACTACAGCTGCCTGGACGGCGACTGCCCGTCCTTCGTCACGGTGGAGCTGCCCGACCCGGCGAAACGTAAGCGGCGCAAGGAGGTTCGCCGTCCGCAGCCGCCGCGCCTGCCGGAGCTCGCGCTCGCGGCGCCGACCGGCACGCAGAACGTCTTCCTCGCGGGGATCGGCGGCACCGGCATCGTGACCGTGAACCAGGTGCTGGCGACGGCGGCGTTGCGGGCGGGCTACGACGTGGCGAGTCTCGACCAGATCGGCCTGAGCCAGAAGGCGGGCCCGGTCGTGTCGCACCTGCGGTTCGCGTCGGACGCCCTGGAGCCCGCCAACCGGCTCGCCCCCGGCTCCGCGGACTGCGTCATCGCGTTCGATCTGCTCGCCGCGACCGATGACAAGAACCTGGCCTACGGTTCGCCGGCGGCGACCATCGCGGTGGCCTCGACGAGCAAGACCCCGACCGGCGACATGGTCTACGACAAGTCCGTCGCCTACCCGGACGAGTCGTCGCTGCTGGCCCGGCTGGCCAGGGCGGCGAAGGTGGTCGGCTCGTTCGACGCGCTCGCCGCCGCCGAAGTCCTTTTCGGCAATACCGCGGCCGCCAACTTCCTGCTGGTCGGCGCGGCGTACCAGAGCGGGGGACTGCGGCTGCCCGCGTCGGCGATCGAGGAGGCCATCGAGATCAACGGTGTCGCCGTCGCCGCCAATATCGCGGCCTTCCGCTGGGGCAGGATCGCGATCGCGCGGCCCGCGGAGTTCGCGGCCGCCACCGCGCGCAGCAAGCCCGAGCCGGCGCGGGCGGCAGTGCCCGCGGATCTGTTCGACGGGTTCACCGCGACCGGCGAGACGCGGCGGCTGGTGGAGCTGCGCGCGGCCGAGCTGATCGGCTTCCAGAGCGTCGCGGTGGCGCGCGACTACGTGCGCACCGTGCGGCACATCTGGGACACCGAGCGGCGGGTCACCGACCGCACCGAATTCAGCGAGCAGGTGGCGCGCGGGCTGTACAAGCTGACCGCCTACAAGGACGAGTACGAGGTGGCGCGGCGACTGACCGATCCGGCGTTCCTCGCCGAGGTGGCCGACCAGGTCCCCGAGGGCGCGAACCTCACCTACCGCCTGCACCCGCCCGTCCTGCGGGCGCTGGGCCGGGAGAAGAAGATCGGCATGGGCCCGCGCAGTCACCTCGCCCTGCGTCTGCTCGCCAAGGGAAAGCGCCTGCGCGGCACCGCCTTCGACCCCTTCGGCTACGCCCACGTCCGCCGCGTCGAACGCGAACTTCGCGCCCACTACGTGCGCATGGTGACCGCGCTCGCCAACAGCCTGGACGCCGACGGCTACGACCGAGCCGTCCAGGCCGCCGCCCTCCCCGACGTCGTCCGCGGCTACGAGAACATCAAACTCGCCAATATCGCCCAGTACGCCGAGCGGTTGCGCGAACTCGGCATCGAGCCGCCACGATTCTGA
- a CDS encoding sensor histidine kinase: protein MWSRPLGVRTRLLAIVLIPSVALLALGVGATGYLVKAGRDAASWAELASSVTTPAILMIEAFQEERRASLLHLAGDDDATNTLPAARKNSDEALAALEALGETASELRPDLASDIDSYDVLYQQLPTLRGGIDAHAVPSAQVFLAFNQIIDTIVLASLLAAEVAPDADIAVELYKGVHALRAAEAVSRASAIGSAALISEQLTPEQLTEFGNYVGDGRGEVSYATMVLSGKRQAQLQEITGSPTWRQLTAMEDAIIHRGVHTGDSEGASGSTADTSGRQSTSRTTRTADTPPPLPLGIGEWQQSATAVRSQLLKLWEDQSRDAHRTAETTGDEIARNSFYGGLAVLAVTLLAFLAALLLANRFIGRMRRLRRDTLELADERLPETIRRLGEGDQVDPQEVARLDYGGDEIGQVADAFNRAHVAAVSAAVAESKTRAGVAAVFLNIAHRSQVMVHRQLALLDKAEREEENPARLDLLFQLDHLATRARRNAENLVILGGEQPGRRWRNPVPLIEVVRSAVAESLDYTRIQIGKLPEVRISGASVADVIHLIAELTDNATAFSPPESRVEVTGTLVGKGVAIEITDQGLGMPETELAERNSVLASPPDFSVAALSSDARLGLFVVGKLAARHGISVRLTESDYGGVKAIVLVPTTLIATGQEAPREQAARETHALASNGTFNGFAPVPALAAPSPTPSAVVDTGSGDRPALPKRRRETSAGPVAGPNGATGARPRTAEEARTLMSAIENGTRQGRLNRVDNPTATTSDPQEGAGDDLQAT, encoded by the coding sequence ATGTGGTCCCGCCCCCTCGGCGTCCGAACCAGACTGCTGGCGATCGTCCTCATCCCCAGCGTCGCGCTGCTCGCGCTCGGCGTCGGCGCCACCGGGTATCTGGTGAAAGCCGGTCGCGACGCGGCGTCTTGGGCCGAGCTGGCCAGTTCCGTCACCACCCCGGCCATCCTGATGATCGAGGCGTTCCAGGAGGAACGTCGCGCCTCGCTGCTGCACTTGGCGGGCGACGACGACGCGACCAACACCCTGCCCGCCGCCCGCAAGAATTCCGACGAGGCGCTGGCCGCGCTGGAAGCCCTGGGTGAGACCGCCTCCGAACTGCGTCCCGACCTTGCGAGCGATATCGACAGCTACGACGTGCTCTACCAGCAGCTGCCCACGCTGCGCGGCGGCATCGACGCGCACGCCGTGCCTTCGGCGCAGGTATTCCTCGCCTTCAACCAGATCATCGACACCATCGTGCTCGCCTCGCTGCTGGCGGCCGAGGTGGCGCCGGACGCCGATATCGCCGTCGAGCTCTACAAGGGGGTGCACGCGCTGCGCGCGGCCGAAGCGGTATCGCGGGCGAGCGCGATCGGCTCGGCCGCGCTCATCTCCGAGCAGCTCACCCCCGAACAGCTCACCGAGTTCGGCAACTACGTCGGCGACGGCCGTGGTGAGGTCTCCTACGCGACCATGGTGCTCAGCGGCAAGCGCCAAGCGCAGCTGCAAGAGATCACGGGCAGCCCCACCTGGCGGCAGCTGACCGCGATGGAGGACGCGATCATCCATCGCGGCGTCCACACCGGCGATTCCGAGGGCGCCAGCGGTTCCACCGCCGATACTTCCGGCAGGCAGTCCACCTCCCGAACCACCCGCACGGCCGACACCCCGCCGCCGCTGCCGCTCGGCATCGGCGAATGGCAGCAGTCCGCCACCGCCGTGCGCTCGCAGCTGCTGAAGCTGTGGGAGGACCAGAGCCGCGACGCCCACCGCACCGCCGAGACCACCGGCGACGAGATCGCCCGTAACTCCTTCTACGGCGGTCTCGCCGTGCTGGCGGTGACGCTGCTGGCCTTCCTCGCCGCGCTGCTGCTGGCCAACCGCTTCATCGGCCGCATGCGCCGATTGCGCCGCGACACCTTGGAACTCGCGGACGAGCGCCTGCCGGAGACCATCCGCAGGCTCGGCGAGGGCGACCAGGTCGACCCGCAGGAGGTCGCGCGCCTGGACTACGGCGGCGACGAGATCGGTCAGGTGGCCGACGCGTTCAACCGCGCGCACGTCGCGGCGGTGTCGGCCGCGGTCGCCGAATCGAAGACCCGGGCGGGCGTCGCCGCGGTCTTCCTCAACATCGCGCACCGCAGCCAGGTGATGGTGCACCGTCAGCTGGCGCTGCTGGACAAGGCCGAACGCGAGGAGGAGAACCCCGCCCGCCTCGACCTGCTCTTCCAGCTCGACCACCTGGCCACCAGGGCAAGGCGCAACGCCGAGAACCTCGTCATCCTCGGCGGCGAACAGCCAGGGCGCCGCTGGCGCAACCCGGTGCCACTGATCGAAGTGGTGCGCAGCGCGGTCGCGGAAAGCTTGGACTACACCAGGATTCAGATCGGCAAGCTGCCCGAGGTGCGGATTTCCGGCGCCTCGGTGGCCGACGTCATCCACCTCATCGCCGAGCTGACCGACAACGCGACCGCCTTCTCCCCGCCGGAATCGCGGGTCGAGGTGACGGGCACGCTGGTTGGCAAGGGCGTCGCCATCGAGATCACCGATCAGGGGCTCGGCATGCCGGAAACCGAGCTGGCCGAACGCAATTCCGTGCTGGCCTCGCCGCCGGACTTCAGCGTCGCCGCCCTCTCCAGCGACGCCCGCCTCGGCCTGTTCGTGGTCGGGAAATTGGCCGCGCGGCATGGCATCTCGGTCCGGCTGACCGAATCCGACTACGGCGGCGTGAAGGCCATCGTGCTGGTGCCGACCACGCTGATCGCCACCGGTCAGGAGGCCCCGCGCGAGCAAGCCGCCCGCGAAACGCACGCGCTGGCGAGCAACGGGACGTTCAACGGATTCGCCCCGGTCCCCGCTCTCGCCGCGCCGAGCCCCACGCCCAGTGCGGTCGTCGACACCGGTTCCGGCGATCGACCGGCGCTGCCCAAGCGCCGCCGCGAGACGTCCGCCGGGCCGGTCGCCGGGCCGAACGGCGCCACCGGCGCACGGCCGCGGACCGCAGAGGAAGCCCGCACCCTCATGTCGGCCATCGAGAACGGCACCCGGCAGGGTCGCCTGAACCGCGTCGACAACCCGACAGCAACGACCTCCGACCCGCAGGAAGGTGCCGGTGACGACCTCCAAGCCACGTAG
- a CDS encoding roadblock/LC7 domain-containing protein gives MTTSKPRSLDWLLDDLVERLLDVRYAVVLSTDGLLLGHSTAMNRSDAERFCAMASTLHGVARSAGSHFDAGGVCQTVVELDRAVLFITAAGDNACLAVLTAENANMGMVAYEMNQTVQRVGAHLSVDPRPQQLDGVGSRRP, from the coding sequence GTGACGACCTCCAAGCCACGTAGTCTCGACTGGTTGCTCGACGATCTCGTCGAACGGCTGCTCGACGTTCGGTACGCCGTCGTGCTGTCTACCGACGGACTGCTCCTCGGCCACAGCACGGCGATGAATCGCTCGGACGCGGAACGCTTCTGCGCGATGGCCTCCACCCTGCACGGCGTGGCGCGCAGCGCGGGCAGCCATTTCGACGCGGGCGGGGTCTGTCAGACGGTGGTGGAGCTCGATCGCGCGGTGCTGTTCATCACGGCGGCGGGCGACAACGCGTGCCTCGCTGTCCTCACCGCCGAGAACGCCAACATGGGCATGGTCGCCTACGAGATGAACCAGACCGTGCAGCGCGTCGGCGCGCACCTATCCGTCGACCCGCGCCCGCAACAGCTCGACGGGGTCGGTTCGCGACGGCCATGA
- a CDS encoding DUF742 domain-containing protein, producing MNDRRESWFDEEAGPLVRLYAVTGGRSGGGRPELNMLTLVVRAGSRTLRRNEPEYAEIVRLAREPQSIAELAAQLNLPLTSTKILVGDLIDDGLLDFRDPEPTPEAGPRDMDVLRAVLKGIKAL from the coding sequence ATGAACGACCGGCGGGAGTCCTGGTTCGACGAGGAGGCGGGCCCCCTCGTCCGCCTCTACGCGGTCACGGGCGGGCGCTCCGGTGGCGGCCGCCCCGAGCTGAACATGCTCACGCTCGTGGTGCGCGCCGGATCGCGGACGCTGCGCCGCAACGAACCCGAGTACGCCGAGATCGTGCGGCTGGCCCGCGAACCGCAGTCCATCGCCGAGCTGGCCGCACAGCTGAACTTGCCGCTGACCTCGACCAAGATCCTGGTCGGCGACCTCATCGACGACGGCTTGCTCGACTTCCGCGATCCCGAACCGACGCCGGAGGCGGGGCCGCGGGACATGGATGTGTTGCGCGCGGTGCTCAAGGGGATCAAGGCGCTCTGA
- a CDS encoding FAD-dependent oxidoreductase, whose translation MELTAGQRAALELICDTFAPGDGLALPSAAELGVADVVLRLLDRNPREAERKQLATLLGLWDSPVFGLLAGMGPRRFSARSQADRERLLLELGESRLGAKRAIFQALKQAALLAYYTTPGPDGSNPLWKEMGYPAPPGPLPGAPKPALRPVRAGADETLDCDVVVVGSGAGGGAAAAVLAEAGLDVIVLERGEYYDDADFGAGELDALLRLYAPGPSATAEGQLTLVAGTCLGGGTVVNWSTSLRTPDDVRAEWASLGAGQFAEDEYGAALDAVERRLGVTYDRSPGSARDGVLERGLAALGWDVAPLPRNVTDACDAGVECGRCGYGCRLGAKQTVTKTWLADAAERGARLVVGADVRRVEVKGGRAEGVRAVTAEGAEFTVRARAVVVAAGAVQTPALLRRSGLRNKNIGDYLRLHPASAVFGVFDEEIRPWEGGLQTRISRKHSDLDQHGYGVIYETGPLHPGLLVGFMNWRGAAEHRAAMLDLARTAAVGVITRDRDHGRVTVDRSGEPVVRYKLSERDRAHLHTGIAGAASILEAAGAKRVFSGHQAGAAYEPGISGSHTEFVAACLAAGYGPGRCGMGALHIMGSARMGGSRAMSAVDPDGATWEVPNIVVADASCFPTASGVNPMVSIEAIAYMNAKRLVARLG comes from the coding sequence ATGGAACTCACGGCAGGGCAGCGGGCGGCGCTGGAGCTGATCTGCGACACCTTCGCGCCCGGCGACGGCCTCGCGCTGCCGTCCGCCGCCGAACTCGGCGTCGCCGACGTGGTGCTCCGGCTGCTCGACCGCAATCCGCGCGAGGCCGAACGCAAGCAGCTGGCGACACTGCTCGGCCTGTGGGATTCCCCGGTCTTCGGTCTGCTCGCGGGCATGGGTCCGCGACGCTTCTCCGCACGCTCGCAGGCCGATCGCGAACGGCTGCTGCTCGAGCTCGGCGAATCGCGGCTGGGGGCCAAGCGCGCGATCTTCCAGGCGCTCAAGCAGGCCGCGCTGCTCGCGTACTACACGACGCCGGGACCCGACGGCAGCAATCCGCTGTGGAAGGAGATGGGCTACCCCGCTCCGCCGGGTCCGTTGCCCGGCGCGCCGAAGCCCGCCTTGCGGCCGGTGCGGGCCGGCGCGGACGAGACGCTCGACTGCGACGTGGTCGTGGTCGGTTCCGGCGCGGGCGGCGGCGCGGCGGCCGCCGTGCTCGCCGAGGCGGGTCTCGACGTGATCGTCCTGGAGCGCGGCGAATACTACGACGACGCCGATTTCGGAGCGGGCGAGCTGGACGCGCTGCTGCGGCTGTACGCGCCGGGGCCGTCGGCCACCGCGGAGGGTCAGCTCACGCTGGTGGCGGGCACCTGCCTCGGCGGCGGCACGGTGGTCAACTGGAGCACCTCGCTGCGCACCCCCGACGATGTGCGCGCGGAATGGGCGAGCCTGGGCGCCGGCCAGTTCGCCGAGGACGAGTACGGCGCGGCGCTGGACGCCGTCGAGCGGCGGCTCGGCGTCACCTACGACCGCTCGCCCGGCTCCGCGCGCGACGGCGTGCTGGAGCGTGGGCTCGCCGCGCTGGGCTGGGATGTCGCCCCGCTGCCGCGCAACGTCACCGACGCGTGCGACGCGGGCGTGGAGTGCGGACGCTGCGGCTACGGCTGCCGGCTCGGCGCCAAGCAGACGGTCACCAAGACCTGGCTCGCCGACGCGGCCGAACGTGGCGCCCGGCTCGTGGTCGGCGCCGACGTCCGGCGCGTCGAAGTGAAGGGCGGCCGGGCCGAAGGCGTTCGAGCGGTGACCGCCGAGGGCGCGGAATTCACGGTCCGCGCCCGAGCCGTGGTGGTCGCGGCGGGCGCCGTCCAGACGCCCGCGCTGCTGCGCCGCTCCGGGTTGCGCAACAAGAACATCGGCGATTACCTGCGCCTGCATCCGGCCTCGGCGGTATTCGGCGTCTTCGACGAGGAGATCCGGCCGTGGGAGGGCGGGCTGCAGACCAGGATCTCGCGCAAGCACAGCGATCTGGACCAGCACGGCTACGGCGTGATCTACGAGACCGGCCCGCTGCATCCCGGTCTGCTCGTCGGCTTCATGAACTGGCGCGGCGCGGCCGAGCACCGCGCGGCCATGCTCGATCTGGCCCGCACGGCGGCCGTCGGCGTGATCACCCGCGACCGCGACCACGGGCGCGTCACGGTGGACCGGTCCGGCGAACCGGTCGTGCGCTACAAGCTCTCCGAGCGCGACCGCGCCCACCTGCACACCGGAATCGCGGGCGCGGCGAGCATTCTCGAAGCCGCGGGCGCGAAGCGCGTCTTCTCCGGGCATCAGGCCGGAGCGGCCTACGAGCCGGGCATCAGCGGATCGCACACGGAATTCGTCGCGGCCTGCCTCGCCGCCGGGTACGGTCCCGGCCGCTGCGGGATGGGGGCGCTGCACATCATGGGCTCGGCGCGGATGGGCGGCTCGCGGGCCATGTCGGCGGTGGATCCGGACGGCGCGACCTGGGAGGTGCCCAATATCGTCGTCGCGGACGCGTCCTGCTTCCCGACTGCGTCGGGGGTGAATCCCATGGTTTCGATCGAGGCGATCGCCTACATGAACGCCAAACGCCTTGTCGCTCGGCTGGGTTGA
- a CDS encoding DNA-formamidopyrimidine glycosylase family protein, translating to MPEGDKVFLTANRLRLALVGKTLVRSDFRVPRYATVDLVGELVEEVGSYGKHLFIRTTNASIHTHLKMEGVWRTYCAGERWTRPRVTARVVLSTDDTEAVGFSLGTVEVLRRADEHTATDHLGPDLLGPNWDAAEAVRRLARHPAQPVGLALLDQRNLAGIGNIYRSEVCFLRRVHPATPVGEVPDLLALVNEAHRVLTQAAHRPPWRALVYGRQRQPCQRCGTRIEVRPLGETNPPSDRITQRERGIYYCPRCQPEPA from the coding sequence ATGCCCGAGGGTGACAAGGTCTTTCTGACCGCGAACCGCCTGCGGCTCGCGCTCGTGGGAAAGACGCTGGTGCGCAGCGATTTCCGGGTGCCGAGATATGCGACGGTGGATCTCGTCGGCGAGCTGGTGGAAGAGGTCGGCAGCTACGGCAAGCACCTGTTCATCCGCACCACCAACGCGAGCATCCACACCCATCTGAAGATGGAAGGGGTGTGGCGCACCTATTGCGCCGGCGAGCGCTGGACCCGGCCGCGAGTGACCGCGCGGGTGGTGCTGAGCACCGACGACACCGAGGCCGTCGGCTTCTCGCTCGGCACCGTCGAGGTGCTGCGCCGGGCCGACGAGCACACCGCGACCGATCACCTCGGCCCGGATCTGCTCGGCCCGAATTGGGATGCGGCCGAGGCGGTTCGGCGCTTGGCGCGACATCCCGCGCAGCCGGTCGGCCTCGCCCTGCTCGACCAGCGCAACCTGGCGGGCATCGGCAACATCTACCGCAGCGAGGTCTGTTTTCTGCGCAGAGTGCACCCGGCGACGCCGGTCGGTGAAGTGCCGGATCTGCTCGCCTTGGTCAACGAGGCGCACCGTGTCCTCACCCAGGCGGCGCACCGTCCGCCGTGGCGGGCACTGGTCTACGGCCGCCAGCGCCAGCCTTGCCAGCGATGCGGCACTCGCATCGAGGTGCGACCGCTCGGCGAGACGAATCCGCCATCGGATCGCATCACGCAGCGCGAACGCGGCATCTACTATTGCCCTCGCTGCCAACCCGAACCGGCCTGA